One Leuconostoc mesenteroides subsp. mesenteroides ATCC 8293 genomic window, GGGGCAATTGGGTTCACATCAGTGTTCTTTATTCATTCACAGTATTTGTTGATTGGCTCATTTATTTTAATCGGTATTTCATGGGCAGGTATGATGGCATACCCATTCATTATGGTAACCAACGCATTACCCGGTGATCACATGGGGACTTATCTAGGATTGTTTAACGGTTCAATTTGCTTGCCACAAATTGTAGCCTCAGTTGCTAGTTTTGCACTATTCCCAGCACTTGGTTCACATTTCCCATCAATGATCTTAGTATCCGGAATCTTAATGTTAATTGGTGCTGTTAGTGTTGGGTTTATCAATGAAATTCACAGTAATCCAGTAGATGCACAATAATGGCTAACGCTTCGGCGTTAATATGTGCGATCGATCGTCGTAGATATTAGCGCTGAAGCTAAGCATTAGAAAAATTGAAGAGGTAGAAAGTCTTATGAAACGAATTTTTGAAGTTGATCCTTGGACAGTTACATCACATGATTTGAATCCCAAAGATAAACGTCTCCAAGAATCTATGACGAGTTTGGGCAACGAATACATGGGCATGCGTGGCATGTTCGAAGAAGTCTATTCCGGTGACACACATCAAGGAATTTACGTTGGTGGTGTTTGGTTCCCAGATAAAACACGTGTCGGTTGGTGGAAAAATGGTTATCCACTTTACTTTGGAAAAGCTATCAATGCGCTAAACTATGTCAAGGCAGACATTTACGTTGATGGCAATCAAGTTGATTTAGCTAAGAATGATGTGACTGATTTTGAAGTATCATTGGATATGAAAAATGGTGTTTTGAATCGAACATTTACTGTGTTTGGCGTGACGTTTAAAATCACGCGCTTAGTTTCAGCAGCATTGAATGAACTGGCAGATATTCACTATGAGTTGTCATCTGCTGATGGTCAAGCGCACAAAATTCGTTTTGATGCTAGTATTGATGCTGACGTTGTCAATGAAGATTCAAATTATGATGAAAAGTTTTGGCAAGTTTTGGACGCAGGTAATGACACTAATTCATCATTTATCGCTACGCAAACAATTGAAAATCCGTTTGGTGTGCCACAATTTACAGTTGTTGCCCGTCAGAGCTTTGTTGGCGGTGAAAAGCATGGTGTGAACCGCTCTGAAAAAGAAGTGACTGATAACTTTGACATTGAAGTACCAGCTAAAGGTTCAGTTAGTTTTGAAAAGCGCGTGATTGTGACAACTTCGCGTGATTATGATAGCCTAGCTCAAGTGATTAAAGCAGGTGAAACACTAACTGCGGATCTTGCCGCACAAACATACGACGACATATACACAGCACATGCACAAGAATGGGCTAATCGTTGGGAAAAAGCTGATGTTCAAATTGAAGGAGATGATGCGGCGCAGCAAGGTATTCGCTTCAACCTATTCCAGTTATTCTCAACTTACTATGGTAATGATCCACGCTTGAATATCGGACCAAAAGGTTTCACTGGCGAGAAGTACGGTGGTGCCACGTATTGGGACACCGAAGCATTTGCCATTCCTGTTTACCTTGGTGTTGCTGATCCGTCTGTGACCCGTTCATTGCTACAATATCGTTTTGATCAGTTGGATGGTGCATTCCACAATGCCAAAGAACAAGGCTTAAAAGGTGCTTTGTACCCAATGGTGACCTTTGATGGTATTGAGTCACACAACGAGTGGGAAATTACTTTTGAAGAAATTCACCGTAATTCGACAATTGCTTATGCGATTTATAATTATACCAACATCACGGGAGATCACTCATGGCTTGACGGTGATGGCGCACAAGTTTTGTATAATATCGCCCGCTTCTGGGCAGATCGTGTCCACTATTCTGCCCGAAACGATAAGTACATGATTCATGGTGTCACGGGTCCCAACGAGTACGAAAACAATGTTAATAACAATTTCTATACAAATTGGATGGCTAAGTGGGTTTTGCAATACTCACTTGAACACTACGATGAAATTAATGCTGATGAAAAAGCTAAGTTGGCTTTGACAGATGAAGAATTAGCAAAGTGGCAAGAAATTGTTGATAAAATGTATTTGCCAGAGGCTGATGTTGAAACCAAGACAGGTAAAAAGCATATCTTTGTTCAACACGATACATTCTTGGATAAAGATTTGACTCCAATCGCTGATATGCCACAAGATATTCGTCCAATTAACCAAAACTGGTCATGGGATCGCATTTTGCGCTCACCATATATTAAGCAATCTGATACATTACATGCCATGTTCTATTTCCCAGACGCGTTTACAGAAGAAGAAAAGCGTAACAACTTTGAATTCTATGAACCATTGACAGTGCATGAGTCATCATTGTCGCCATCTGTTCACTCAATTTTGGCTGCTGACTTACAAATGGAAGATAAAGCAGTTGAAATGTACGAACGTGCGGCCCGTTTGGACTTAGATAATTATAATAATGATACGTCAGATGGTTTGCATATAACCGCTATGACAGGTTCATGGTTAGCGATTGTGCAAGGATTTGCCGGCATGCGTGTGCGTGATGGTAAACTCCACTTGAAGCCATTCTTGCCAAAGAATTGGACAAAATATGCTTTCCGTTTGGTATTCCGAGGTCATGTTTTGGAAGTGTCAGTTGATGGTCAAGGTGCACATGTTGACTTGATTTCAGGTGAACCATTAGTTATTGACCTATTAGGACAAGATGTCGAATTGACAAAGTAATAAGCCTGATGATGAGCGAGAAATCGCTCATTTGCTGTATAGCAGGAAAGGATATCATGAAAGTAGTAGAGAAGGATTTTGGACAATTACCTGACGGAAAAATCGTGACGGCGTTTACCCTAGAAAATATTAAACACACACAGATTACTGCGATTTCGTACGGAGCAACTTGGCAGTCATTTTCCGTTGAACATGATGGTGTCAAACAAGAATTATTAGTACAATTTAATGATTTAGCCACGTATTTAGATAATCCATTCCATTTTGGAAACACAATTGGTCGCGTTGGTGGCCGATTATCAAAAACTGACTATGATATTAATGGGGCACATTTTACATTAACACCAAATGATCATGACAATGTTTTACATTCTGGCATCAATGGCTTTGATGCGGTTAATTGGCACGGTGAAGCAAGAAATTTGGGTACAGCAGCGGAAATTAATTTCACACGTACTTTTGATGATGAATTCGCCGGACAATTAGCTGCCCAAGTAACCTATCGATTGGACGATGAGGATCGTCTAGATATTATATTTAGTGGCGTTTCAACTGAAAATACATTATTCAACCCAATGACGCACGTCTACTTTAATTTAGTTGGTAAGGATCAAGATATCAGTCAGCATAAATTACAAATTGCGTCACATCAACATCTTGAAGTTGATAATCACGCGATTCCAACCGGTAACGTGCTTGATAATCAAAATACAAAATTTGATTTTGCGCATTTGCACGCCTTGGGACAAGAGCATTATGATGATGCTTGGGTATTAGATCCAAGCCGTCAAGGGGAAGGTGTAGGACTAACTTCACCCGATGAAAGTTTGACCTTGACAGTGGATTCAGATCGCAATGGTGTTGTTGTATTCACTGCCAATCCTGACGATAGCAGTGACATTAAAACAGCGCTTGCTATTGAGATGCAGACTTTACCTGATGCGGTTAATCATGAAGGTTTTGGTGATATTGTTTTGCCAGCAAACGAAACAAAAACTTATACCGTAACTTACCAAATTAAAAAAAATGAGGATAAATAAAAATGACTAAATTTTCAGATATTAAAGGTTTTGCCTTTGATTTAGATGGGGTTATTGCTGATACGGCGCGTTTCCATGGCGAAGCTTGGCATCAAACAGCTGATGAGGTTGGCACAACTTGGACACCAGAATTGGCTGAAGGTTTGAAGGGCATCAGTCGCATGGCTTCCTTGCAAATGATTTTGGATGCTGGGGATCATGCCGATGATTTTTCTCAAGCAGATAAAGAAGCATTAGCAGAAAAGAAAAATCATCATTACCAACAACTCATTTCAACATTGACTGAAGATGATATTTTACCTGGCATGAAAGATCTCATTCAATCAGCTAAGGCAGCCGGCTATACAATGTCGGTGGCATCAGCTTCTAAAAACGCACCAATGATTCTAGATCATTTGGGATTGACCAAGTATTTTGTTGGCATTGTTGATCCCGCCACTTTGACAAAGGGAAAACCTGATCCTGAAATCTTCGTTCGTGCTGCGGAAGTCTTACATTTAAATCCAGAAAATGTTATTGGATTGGAAGATTCAGCTGCTGGTATTGTCTCAATCAATGGCGCAGGTGAGACATCACTAGCCATTGGTAACGCAGATGTTTTGTCAGGAGCGGACTTGAATTTTGAGTCTACTTCAGAAGTGACCTTAGCAAATATTGAAGCTAAAATGCAATAGATAACTAAAAAGAGTGTCAGTACATAAAAACACTGACACTCTTTTGTTGTTTTAATTAACATTTGCCACCGTATTGCCCTGCTTGAGTGTGATATCGGTAAAAGTTACGGTATGCGGTGTTGTATGTGATCAACGAGAGCCGTAATAGCTAATTCATCCATCTGTGTAAATTTTTACTGCACAGGTGCTAAAATAGGACGTGCTAATTGGGTTAATTCTGTCCAATCGATGATCACAATTGATAGATTCTCAGAGACAGAAATGCCAACACCTTTTGCACCATTTAGTAATCGAATACTGCTGAGCCAATTGCAGTCGTGAAAGGTTGGGGATTCCCATATATTTTGGAAGCATACAAAACATGAACTGAAGTCCAAGCAGCCATTGCATGGTATATCAATTTTTAAAACCAAAATTCCATCTCAAATGACGTTGACAAGTTGGGAACACATAACTAATTGGTAGAAATGCAAGATGGTAAAAGCTAATCAGTTAGCCAATGCTTTACTGGATGACGTGTTCAAAAGCGATTTGAAAGAAGAATTTATTAGTTTCAAATTATTAGCACAGGAATTTGATGCCTTTAATACCGATGATTAGGGCGTCATGAATAAAAGTCAGCGAAAATGTTCTGACAACAAAGAGGATGAGTTCCGCAAGCGTTTAGCTAATCAGCTTTACAAACATTTGGAACAAATTGAAGATACTTCTTTAAGAGATATTGATAAAAATCTAGTTGAATTGCGAAGGCAATTTAATAAGCAAAATCAACAAAGTAAAGTAAATCAGTCTAAACAAGCGCCTAGCCCCAAGGAAAAAAATTTTGACACATATTCATCAAATAGTAATATGTTGACAAAATCAAAAGATTGATGGCGCAATGCCAATACTTGGGAAAGTTGAACAAGAAAAGGATCAAGTAGATGATGATCACCAAAAATACAGACAATTGTAAATACTCAATGAAATATCAGTATTTCGATAAAAATTATTGATATTTCGGTGTGAATAGAGACAAAAATAAAAGTATGCTTAGGTAGTCAAATAATGGCTGATGTAGAAGAAATTGTTAAATATATGAAAACAGGTGGATTAATCATTCTGGTGGATGATGAAGATAGAGAAAATGAAGGTGATTTAGTTGGCATTGGAGCAAAAATGAGTCCAGAAAATGTAAATTTTATGGTTACACATGCTAGAGGATTACTATGCACTCCTGTTGGAGAGAGTATTACACGCCGTTTAGGTCTTACTCAGATGGTGGCAAATAATACAGAGAGCAATGGAACAAGGTTCACTTTTTCGGTTGATGCTGAGACAGTACATGGCGTTACAACAGGAGTGTCAGCGTTTGATCGTTCAGCAACTATCAGAGTTTTGGCAGATCCATCAAGCACAGAGAAAGATTTTGTTCACTCTGGACATACATTCCCTCTCAAAGCACTTGATGGTGGGTTTGCAGTTCGGAATGGTCATACTGAGGCTGCAGTAGATCTGGCTAAATTAGCAAATGAGGAGCCAGTAGGCGCTATTTGTGAGATTCTAAATGAAGATGGAACAATGGCACGACTACCTCAGTTGCTTACTATGTCCAAAAGGTTTAACTTACCACTACTAAGTATCAAAGAGTTAACCAACTATATGGAAAAAATATAGATGTAGGAGTGTACGTAAATGAGTTTAACAAATACGATTCTTACACAGTTAACAACAAAAACTGTAAGTTTTTTTGTTGGCAACGTAAAAGGTTTAGAGAATCTAAAGTTTAATGGGCCGCGTATAATCATCGCTAATCATAGTAGTTACATGGATCATTTTGTGATTTTATATCTTCTAAAAAAACAAAATCCAAATCAAGCTATTTATTTTTTAACCAAGAAAGAGGCTTTTGAAAAACCATTTTCAAGATGGTGGCATTTATCTTTAAATAGTATATCTGTTGACAGGAGGAAAAACGCCATGTCTTCTATGATGGTTCTAAAAGATAAGCTGATCACTGAAAAGGCAGTCGTTGTCATTTATCCTGAGGGAACTAGAACCCCAACTGGGAATATGTATTTTGGAAAAAATGGCGCAGAAAGTTTATCCTACGTCACGGGAGTTAAAATGATACCAATTGGTATGCATGAAAATTTTGATGTTTTACCTAAGTTTTCAATATTTCCGAATTTTAAAAAGATTAGTGTAGCCGTTGGAAATTCAATCCAAATACCAAAAACCTCCAGAAAATGCTTAGAAGTCAATAAATTGGATTATTTTTATTCAGTTAATTAGGCGACATTTGAAATGCGATTCCGATTATAAAAATTAATATACGACAGCTTTCGGGAATTAACCGGATAAATTTAAATTATGGCAGATTGATAAATATGAAATATTGAATAAGTCATCAAATTTTACAGAAATTCAGTACTATTTTGGCACTTTACAGTCAAAACACTTAAACAGTTAACTTCATTTATAGATATTTGTATTAAAAAGTGATATATACCAATTTAAGTTAACATAAGACTGACTATACAAAGTAACGCAGGGACAGGCTTTCAAGGGCCTGTTTTTTGTTTGTGAAATTGCAAAATTCACAAACTAATTTAAGTACGCATTTTTCTATTTCACAAGCACACATTTTTGACATACTTCACAAGCGACTATGTTTTAGACCAATTGCTGATATTGGAAGCCAAACTAACAATCAAAAAATCATCTACCTGGCTGTCCTTGGGACAGTGTTCGTACGGAAACGTTCCATTCAATTCAATTTAAAATCGTGAAGAGATTTATTTGAAGGCGTACAAAACATAGCCTGACACAAGCAAAAAGTGTTCTCCAATGAAAAAATAAATTTAGCAATCCTAAATTTGCCAATTAAATTATAATTAGGAATTGATAACAACTTAGTTTATAATTATAAAAAAAGCGGGAGTAATTTTGGGAAATATGAAATCACAACGGTAAATGAACTTCTTAAATAAGAGGTGCAGGAAATACCTAAAGGGTAACTGTTTGTCATCGCTTTGATTTGCTCTTATACTAAAAAATAGGATATTTTTATTCAGTCAGTAAAATGAAAGTATAGAAGTATTTTTTATGTCAATTCGTTATTCACAGGATTTTAAAGATTCACTGGTTAATCTTCACAAAAAAACGTTCACTTAAATCAATAGCCGAGGAATTTAGACGTTCAAAGTACTCTATTGCTATTTGTGTCAAACAAGCGACCCTTGTCATGATTAAGGGTCAGTCAAAGACGTTGAAGGATGTCAAAACAATTAGAGAAACGACTTGTTATTTTGGCAAGAAGAAAATTAGATTTTAAAACGAGCGGCCATCTTACTAGACAAAGAATAATCCTTGATGTGAGATAAAAAACAATAAGACAGTATTGGTAGAGGATTCATGAACAAAATGATTCAGGTGAGCTAGAGGGGATATAAAAATGATGATGATTTTACAAAAGTATAGAGTTTTAGTGCGTATTATTGTCTTTATTATTAATATATTAATTTTAGTGATGGCGCTCGTATCTTTTCTGTGGGTCGAAATTAAATTAGATAGCACCTTAACCGATTTAGATATATCATACTTGATTAGCGGATTGACTTTGTTGTTTATTAGTATGAGTTTCAATATTAATTTATATTATCTAACTAAAGAAAAAAGATTTATTTTCGATTGGTTTTTAATATCTTTTGTAATTATTGTTGTTCCGATGCTGTATGTGCTTTTATTTTTGATTATTTAAGGCATTTTGTTTTGACAATGAAATTATTACAGCTAAAAGTTATGTATTTTTAATATGAATAATATGGGAGCCTAATAAGTGAAAAAGATAAATAAAAAGCAAAAATTAATTTTAATTAATAATCAACTAGGAATTAGAGTTATAATGCGCATTATTAATGGGCCGTTACTGTTTTCTATTTCCTTGTATTTAGTTGGAAATGCATTGGCTGTTATTTCATTATCATCATTGTACAAGATAAATCTACCTTTGTTTGCTGGTATTTTGGTTATATTTTTAATGATTGCAGGAATACCGTACATTTTACAATACATTACTAAAAGTGCCATATGGATTCATGATTGGTCAGCAACTTTTATGTATTTTTTTCAGATTCCTAGTATTATCTTTATCATTGTGTTTCAGTTTTCACCTACAGTCATTGGTGAAAGTCTGTTGCAATACTACTTTGGCAAATAACTTCTAATTCTGTATCAAAATTAGAAGTTTTTTGCTTTTGGGGTCTACTTTTTTATAGTTAAAATGGAGTTTCTTAGCAAATACATTGCTAGATTATATTTTTGACAATTACACCGAAAATCATTTTAGTACTTCAAAATTTGATGCATATATTTTCGTTTAATATATTGTAATCATGTAACATTGGGTTATAATTACTGAATAAAAATAGTCCAATTTATTGACTTCTGAACAATATTAGATGGCCTTAATTAACGAATTTGTTTTCAGTATCTATCATGTATATAAATAATTAATTCTTGGAATCTACCATTAACATAATTTCAGAAGAAAAAAGTCAAATATCTTGAAATACTGAACTTTAATTTTATGAGCTAA contains:
- the ribB gene encoding 3,4-dihydroxy-2-butanone-4-phosphate synthase: MADVEEIVKYMKTGGLIILVDDEDRENEGDLVGIGAKMSPENVNFMVTHARGLLCTPVGESITRRLGLTQMVANNTESNGTRFTFSVDAETVHGVTTGVSAFDRSATIRVLADPSSTEKDFVHSGHTFPLKALDGGFAVRNGHTEAAVDLAKLANEEPVGAICEILNEDGTMARLPQLLTMSKRFNLPLLSIKELTNYMEKI
- a CDS encoding glycoside hydrolase family 65 protein, which produces MKRIFEVDPWTVTSHDLNPKDKRLQESMTSLGNEYMGMRGMFEEVYSGDTHQGIYVGGVWFPDKTRVGWWKNGYPLYFGKAINALNYVKADIYVDGNQVDLAKNDVTDFEVSLDMKNGVLNRTFTVFGVTFKITRLVSAALNELADIHYELSSADGQAHKIRFDASIDADVVNEDSNYDEKFWQVLDAGNDTNSSFIATQTIENPFGVPQFTVVARQSFVGGEKHGVNRSEKEVTDNFDIEVPAKGSVSFEKRVIVTTSRDYDSLAQVIKAGETLTADLAAQTYDDIYTAHAQEWANRWEKADVQIEGDDAAQQGIRFNLFQLFSTYYGNDPRLNIGPKGFTGEKYGGATYWDTEAFAIPVYLGVADPSVTRSLLQYRFDQLDGAFHNAKEQGLKGALYPMVTFDGIESHNEWEITFEEIHRNSTIAYAIYNYTNITGDHSWLDGDGAQVLYNIARFWADRVHYSARNDKYMIHGVTGPNEYENNVNNNFYTNWMAKWVLQYSLEHYDEINADEKAKLALTDEELAKWQEIVDKMYLPEADVETKTGKKHIFVQHDTFLDKDLTPIADMPQDIRPINQNWSWDRILRSPYIKQSDTLHAMFYFPDAFTEEEKRNNFEFYEPLTVHESSLSPSVHSILAADLQMEDKAVEMYERAARLDLDNYNNDTSDGLHITAMTGSWLAIVQGFAGMRVRDGKLHLKPFLPKNWTKYAFRLVFRGHVLEVSVDGQGAHVDLISGEPLVIDLLGQDVELTK
- a CDS encoding lysophospholipid acyltransferase family protein → MSLTNTILTQLTTKTVSFFVGNVKGLENLKFNGPRIIIANHSSYMDHFVILYLLKKQNPNQAIYFLTKKEAFEKPFSRWWHLSLNSISVDRRKNAMSSMMVLKDKLITEKAVVVIYPEGTRTPTGNMYFGKNGAESLSYVTGVKMIPIGMHENFDVLPKFSIFPNFKKISVAVGNSIQIPKTSRKCLEVNKLDYFYSVN
- a CDS encoding aldose epimerase family protein — protein: MKVVEKDFGQLPDGKIVTAFTLENIKHTQITAISYGATWQSFSVEHDGVKQELLVQFNDLATYLDNPFHFGNTIGRVGGRLSKTDYDINGAHFTLTPNDHDNVLHSGINGFDAVNWHGEARNLGTAAEINFTRTFDDEFAGQLAAQVTYRLDDEDRLDIIFSGVSTENTLFNPMTHVYFNLVGKDQDISQHKLQIASHQHLEVDNHAIPTGNVLDNQNTKFDFAHLHALGQEHYDDAWVLDPSRQGEGVGLTSPDESLTLTVDSDRNGVVVFTANPDDSSDIKTALAIEMQTLPDAVNHEGFGDIVLPANETKTYTVTYQIKKNEDK
- the pgmB gene encoding beta-phosphoglucomutase; translated protein: MTKFSDIKGFAFDLDGVIADTARFHGEAWHQTADEVGTTWTPELAEGLKGISRMASLQMILDAGDHADDFSQADKEALAEKKNHHYQQLISTLTEDDILPGMKDLIQSAKAAGYTMSVASASKNAPMILDHLGLTKYFVGIVDPATLTKGKPDPEIFVRAAEVLHLNPENVIGLEDSAAGIVSINGAGETSLAIGNADVLSGADLNFESTSEVTLANIEAKMQ